The following proteins come from a genomic window of Aricia agestis chromosome 19, ilAriAges1.1, whole genome shotgun sequence:
- the LOC121736341 gene encoding uncharacterized protein LOC121736341 isoform X2, whose translation MTLATNKNEIETTISQTVDLWNQTRYEVKVLAATKSVVYPNKLIDGKESRPEEVSSEQCLVRSEAMSPAAAGGGQYATARAGQLWGALLAAVLLTVLAAVSAALLYWRCRSRLSKCLSAAYNYLEEGGERAARAPLNKKPVSRSSPARNVTASPGVAAEAAPGRPPRMAGPHQPLVRARDFPAHVSALHADGDIGFSKEYEIVVAKSAALAHTSHHSYRPENRLKNRYLNITAYDHSRVCVSSGGRCGAAGCAGRGGGGAGCDYVNANFIDGIRPALDATAARRIERRLERRQERRKIHHAERQPSVKAAKPPPNLTEGIESAFLNIEFSGIVESEDQLPEDTDSEQSDDDSELDDVYVDINGVPRQIKLEWAVWRRRYIATQGPTPATLDAFWRMIWQHRVHTLVMITNLVERGRRKCDMYWPAGGRGSSAQFGGVHVTLLYEDVRAAYTVRHLRATHSGETTSDTGSAGSDSSNSTGRHITQYHYTVWPDHGTPRHPLAVLPFVRAAAHPGTLLVHCSAGVGRTGTYIVIDAQLNQLKLTGTLSPLGFLCRARTQRNHLVQTEEQYVFVHDALLEYVRSGNTEVEFSKAREYLAKLLEPISDEELAVMDLNPIKHKSVNDLTNGVEDMSSVKSTELSEREVVENGSQVSIKTDENDEPKSTADTEPEKDGLVNGDESEGVYDLAPRSTDTYNKRMQAYNNMSEQEKEEMRRVNRVENYALLERMRSLSTRHTVYQGPPPVNLLEKQYQLIRRSCAEASVCARAPHNAEKNRPGGLLPSDSARVMLVPKPGVEGSEYINASWVCGRRRVREYAVAQHPGGAPELWRLLWDHTAQLVLLLADPAHPECDVFWPTEDEKELFVANFRASFVSKDTYVAYRRSEGKPNVESPAEPETNGYRRQEGSECADDERLIPENGSPINDTDESYRFDRTELRLENLSNRDLSARKSIANGDLFSSFSEKKNGPKSPRSPSKMSLKNFKLSSPTKFKFPEWGSRTAGSPPDTAPPPPPIEPSLTVEQEAELRRPCYIFEKVSTVPDVPSDRIIEVTNVSVHSLQDDYQLSVKFIKCSGWLNGDTTNYSAGNPDDNEFVKAVRQATSDSERDEALDRLIAPYKDSFALIEFVAGCQMEYKNGPVVVVDKFGGSRALNFCSLSSAGGGARNPLVREPGAEWASPCTAADLYCAAALAAHARCPAPSPSPALAAQSPASLLAAYCALAAYGPMLHALPPS comes from the exons ATGACGCTGGCGACCAACAAGAACGAGATTGAAACCACCATCAGTCAG ACTGTGGACTTGTGGAATCAGACGCGGTACGAAGTGAAAGTGTTGGCCGCGACGAAGTCTGTCGTTTATCCCAATAAGCTCATCGACGGAAAGGAATCTAGACCGGAG GAGGTATCAAGCGAGCAGTGTCTGGTACGGTCGGAAGCGATGTCGCCGGCCGCGGCGGGGGGCGGGCAGTACGCCACTGCGAGAGCGGGACAGCTGTGGGGCGCACTGCTCGCCGCTGTGCTGCTGACTGTACTAGCCGCCGTTAGCGCCGCGCTGCTGTATTGGAG GTGCAGGTCTCGCCTTAGCAAGTGTTTGAGTGCAGCTTATAACTATTTGGAAGAAGGCGGCGAGAGGGCTGCGCGAGCTCCTCTTAACAAAAAGCCtg TGAGCCGCAGTTCGCCCGCCCGCAACGTGACCGCGTCGCCGGGGGTGGCCGCGGAGGCGGCGCCGGGGCGGCCCCCGCGCATGGCCGGCCCCCACCAGCCGCTGGTGCGCGCGCGCGACTTCCCCGCGCACGTGTCGGCGTTGCACGCTGACGGGGATATCGGATTTAG TAAGGAGTACGAAATAGTGGTTGCGAAGTCCGCGGCGCTGGCGCACACTAGTCATCACAGCTATCGACCGGAAAATAGACTGAAGAACCGATATTTAAACATTACTGCAT ACGACCACTCGCGCGTGTGCGTATCATCGGGCGGTCGGTGCGGCGCAGCGGGGtgcgcggggcggggcggcggTGGCGCGGGCTGCGACTACGTTAACGCCAACTTCATAGACGGCATCCGACCAGCGCTCGACGCGACGGCCGCGAGACGCATAGAACGACGCCTGGAGCGACGACAGGAGCGACGCAAGATACATCACGCGGAGAG GCAACCTTCAGTAAAGGCTGCGAAGCCACCCCCCAATCTTACTGAGGGTATCGAGTCAGCGTTTCTCAACATCGAATTTTCTGGAATCGTGGAGTCTGAAGATCAATTACCTGAGGATACTGACAGCGAGCAGAGTGACGATGATTCCGAGTTGGATGACGTCTATGTTGATATAA ATGGCGTGCCACGGCAAATCAAACTAGAATGGGCAGTATGGAGGCGACGGTACATAGCAACACAGGGACCCACGCCTGCCACCCTGGACGCCTTCTGGCGAATGATCTGGCAACACCGAGTCCACACTCTAGTCATGATCACCAATTTGGTGGAGAGAGGACGA CGCAAATGCGACATGTACTGGCCGGCTGGCGGACGTGGCAGTTCCGCGCAGTTCGGCGGCGTCCACGTGACACTACTATACGAGGACGTACGCGCTGCGTACACCGTACGTCATCTGCGCGCCACGCAC TCAGGCGAGACAACAAGCGACACGGGCTCCGCCGGCAGCGACAGCAGCAACAGCACGGGGCGGCATATCACGCAGTACCACTACACAGTGTGGCCGGACCACGGCACGCCGCGACACCCGCTCGCCGTGCTGCCCTTCGTGCGCGCCGCTGCACACCCCGGCACGCTGCTGGTGCACTGCAG CGCTGGTGTCGGCCGAACTGGAACATACATAGTCATAGACGCACAATTGAACCAACTGAAACTGACAGGGACACTATCACCGCTCGGGTTCCTATGTCGAGCGCGGACTCAGCGAAACCACTTGGTACAGACGGAGGAGCAATATGTATTCGTACATGACGCTCTACTAGAATACGTAAGATCCGGCAACACCGAAGTCGAGTTCTCGAAAGCGCGGGAATATCTCGCGAAGCTCCTAGAACCTATATCCGATGAGGAGCTAGCGGTTATGGACCTTAATCCTATCAAGCATAAGAGCGTCAACGACTTGACAAACGGCGTCGAAGATATGTCCAGTGTTAAATCGACGGAGTTGAGCGAGAGGGAGGTAGTTGAAAATGGCAGTCAGGTGTCCATAAAAACAGATGAAAACGATGAACCCAAATCGACCGCGGATACGGAACCAGAAAAGGACGGATTGGTTAATGGAGACGAGAGCGAAGGAGTGTACGATTTGGCCCCACGAAGTACTGATACGTATAACAAGAGAATGCAAGCGTACAACAACATGAGTGAGCAAGAGAAAGAGGAAATGAGAAG GGTAAATAGAGTTGAAAACTATGCTCTGTTGGAAAGAATGCGTTCTCTATCGACCAGGCATACAGTATATCAAGGACCGCCACCCGTTAATTTGCTGGAGAAACAGTATCAA CTTATCCGTCGATCATGCGCCGAGGCGTCGGTATGTGCGCGCGCGCCGCATAACGCAGAGAAGAACCGTCCCGGTGGTCTGCTGCCGTCAGACTCCGCAAGGGTCATGCTCGTACCTAAACCTGGCGTTGAAG GCAGCGAATACATAAACGCGTCATGGGTGTGCGGTCGGCGGCGCGTGCGGGAATACGCGGTGGCGCAGCACCCCGGCGGCGCGCCCGAGCTGTGGCGGCTACTGTGGGACCACACGGCGCAGCTCGTGTTGCTGCTGGCTGATCCCGCACATCCG GAATGCGACGTGTTTTGGCCAACGGAAGATGAAAAGGAACTGTTTGTGGCGAACTTCAGAGCGAGTTTCGTTTCCAAAGACACGTACGTTGCGTACAGAAGGTCTGAGGGCAAACCTAATGTTGAGTCCCCCGCGGAACCCGAGACGAATGGCTACAGGCGGCAGGAAGGCAGCGAGTGCGCAGACGACGAGAGGCTCATACCTGAAAATGGCTCCCCTATCAACGATACAGATGAATCATATCGATTCGACCGAACGGAACTGAGATTGGAGAACCTAAGTAACAGAGATCTGTCGGCGCGCAAGTCGATAGCCAACGGAGATCTCTTCTCGTCGTTTTCGGAGAAGAAGAACGGTCCTAAATCACCTAGAAGCCCTTCAAAAATGTCCTTAAAGAACTTCAAACTGAGTTCCCCAACGAAATTCAAGTTTCCCGAGTGGGGGTCGAGGACGGCCGGCTCCCCGCCCGACACGGCCCCGCCCCCTCCGCCCATAGAACCTTCGCTGACTGTAGAACAGGAGGCGGAGCTCCGAAGACCATGCTACATCTTCGAGAAGGTGTCCACCGTCCCCGACGTACCTTCCGATAGGATTATCGAAGTTACCAACGTTAGTGTTCATTCGTTACAAGACGATTATCAGTTAAGTGTTAAGTTTATAAAGTGTAGTGGCTGGTTGAACGGTGATACCACGAACTATAGTGCCGGAAACCCGGACGATAACGAGTTTGTTAAGGCGGTGCGGCAGGCGACAAGTGATAGTGAGAGAGATGAGGCATTAGATAGACTGATAGCACCGTATAAAGACTCTTTCGCGTTAATAGAATTCGTCGCCGGGTGCCAAATGGAATACAAGAACGGACCAGTCGTTGTTGTTGACAA ATTCGGTGGTTCCCGCGCGCTGAACTTCTGCTCGCTGAGCTCGGCGGGCGGGGGTGCGCGCAACCCGCTAGTCCGGGAGCCGGGTGCGGAGTGGGCGTCACCTTGTACCGCGGCGGATTTATACTGCGCCGCGGCGCTGGCGGCGCACGCGCGATGTCCCGCCCCCAGCCCCTCCCCCGCGCTCGCCGCGCAGTCGCCCGCTTCGCTGCTCGCGGCGTACTGCGCGCTCGCCGCGTACGGGCCAATGCTGCACGCGCTACCGCCCAGCTGA
- the LOC121736341 gene encoding uncharacterized protein LOC121736341 isoform X1, producing the protein MYISYTLGAIFIVFILCVHCDNDGTNNENKDIYVPSAPQNLSANSVTADEIHLSWAPPTHIVRSDVVPQTERSNPEDYTLKTKEPQSDEPANDVIYDRIAPENFKNDNYNQYDTEAYILTNESYRSKRDGRSHRHRKRRQDNGTDAKHEKSETHQPFEFPKEVVKKSDASLPPTLDISQVAYVLYYEEGMSMTKTTERTQPPTPSEIKATNVFRSDLGVQDGMNATKNLTLLNTSGVLTKVVSFRLKNLKSFTPYKVWVRAFYNISLNGVKSSDLLQRLGQASEPLYVLTDVKPPSAPIILNLTCETDPKGILYIQWRQPLEYNNSLDTYVVTLRKLPEQQPHFRMTLATNKNEIETTISQTVDLWNQTRYEVKVLAATKSVVYPNKLIDGKESRPEEVSSEQCLVRSEAMSPAAAGGGQYATARAGQLWGALLAAVLLTVLAAVSAALLYWRCRSRLSKCLSAAYNYLEEGGERAARAPLNKKPVSRSSPARNVTASPGVAAEAAPGRPPRMAGPHQPLVRARDFPAHVSALHADGDIGFSKEYEIVVAKSAALAHTSHHSYRPENRLKNRYLNITAYDHSRVCVSSGGRCGAAGCAGRGGGGAGCDYVNANFIDGIRPALDATAARRIERRLERRQERRKIHHAERQPSVKAAKPPPNLTEGIESAFLNIEFSGIVESEDQLPEDTDSEQSDDDSELDDVYVDINGVPRQIKLEWAVWRRRYIATQGPTPATLDAFWRMIWQHRVHTLVMITNLVERGRRKCDMYWPAGGRGSSAQFGGVHVTLLYEDVRAAYTVRHLRATHSGETTSDTGSAGSDSSNSTGRHITQYHYTVWPDHGTPRHPLAVLPFVRAAAHPGTLLVHCSAGVGRTGTYIVIDAQLNQLKLTGTLSPLGFLCRARTQRNHLVQTEEQYVFVHDALLEYVRSGNTEVEFSKAREYLAKLLEPISDEELAVMDLNPIKHKSVNDLTNGVEDMSSVKSTELSEREVVENGSQVSIKTDENDEPKSTADTEPEKDGLVNGDESEGVYDLAPRSTDTYNKRMQAYNNMSEQEKEEMRRVNRVENYALLERMRSLSTRHTVYQGPPPVNLLEKQYQLIRRSCAEASVCARAPHNAEKNRPGGLLPSDSARVMLVPKPGVEGSEYINASWVCGRRRVREYAVAQHPGGAPELWRLLWDHTAQLVLLLADPAHPECDVFWPTEDEKELFVANFRASFVSKDTYVAYRRSEGKPNVESPAEPETNGYRRQEGSECADDERLIPENGSPINDTDESYRFDRTELRLENLSNRDLSARKSIANGDLFSSFSEKKNGPKSPRSPSKMSLKNFKLSSPTKFKFPEWGSRTAGSPPDTAPPPPPIEPSLTVEQEAELRRPCYIFEKVSTVPDVPSDRIIEVTNVSVHSLQDDYQLSVKFIKCSGWLNGDTTNYSAGNPDDNEFVKAVRQATSDSERDEALDRLIAPYKDSFALIEFVAGCQMEYKNGPVVVVDKFGGSRALNFCSLSSAGGGARNPLVREPGAEWASPCTAADLYCAAALAAHARCPAPSPSPALAAQSPASLLAAYCALAAYGPMLHALPPS; encoded by the exons TTCCGTCCGCGCCACAGAACCTCTCAGCGAACAGCGTCACGGCCGACGAGATCCACCTGTCGTGGGCCCCGCCGACGCACATCGTCAGGAGTGACGTAGTTCCTCAAACCGAGAGGTCCAACCCTGAAGACTATACTCTCAAAACCAAGGAACCCCAAAGCGACGAGCCAGCAAATGACGTCATATACGACCGCATCGCCCCAGAGAACTTTAAAAATGACAATTACAACCAGTACGATACCGAAGCGTATATCCTCACCAACGAGTCCTACAGGAGCAAGAGAGATGGAAGATCCCATAGGCACAGAAAGAGACGGCAGGACAACGGGACGGATGCCAAACATGAGAAGTCAGAGACGCATCAACCGTTCGAGTTTCCTAAAGAAGTGGTAAAGAAATCTGACGCATCACTTCCTCCGACGCTGGATATATCccaagtagcctatgtcctgtACTATGAGGAGGGAATGTCTATGACGAAGACCACAGAAAGAACCCAACCTCCAACCCCCAGCGAGATTAAAGCGACTAACGTCTTCCGAAGCGACTTGGGAGTGCAGGACGGTATGAATGCGACGAAGAATCTCACGCTCCTCAACACTTCTGGGGTGCTGACTAAAGTGGTCAGCTTCAGGCTGAAGAATCTAA AATCATTCACGCCATACAAAGTATGGGTGCGGGCGTTCTACAACATCTCGCTAAACGGCGTGAAGTCGTCTGACCTGCTGCAACGTCTGGGCCAGGCGTCCGAGCCTTTGTACGTGCTGACAGATGTGAAACCACCTTCAGCGCCGATCATACTGAATCTGACGTGCGAAACTGACCCTAAAG GTATCTTATACATCCAATGGCGCCAGCCGCTCGAGTACAACAACTCGCTGGACACGTACGTGGTGACGCTGAGGAAGCTGCCGGAACAGCAGCCGCACTTCCGAATGACGCTGGCGACCAACAAGAACGAGATTGAAACCACCATCAGTCAG ACTGTGGACTTGTGGAATCAGACGCGGTACGAAGTGAAAGTGTTGGCCGCGACGAAGTCTGTCGTTTATCCCAATAAGCTCATCGACGGAAAGGAATCTAGACCGGAG GAGGTATCAAGCGAGCAGTGTCTGGTACGGTCGGAAGCGATGTCGCCGGCCGCGGCGGGGGGCGGGCAGTACGCCACTGCGAGAGCGGGACAGCTGTGGGGCGCACTGCTCGCCGCTGTGCTGCTGACTGTACTAGCCGCCGTTAGCGCCGCGCTGCTGTATTGGAG GTGCAGGTCTCGCCTTAGCAAGTGTTTGAGTGCAGCTTATAACTATTTGGAAGAAGGCGGCGAGAGGGCTGCGCGAGCTCCTCTTAACAAAAAGCCtg TGAGCCGCAGTTCGCCCGCCCGCAACGTGACCGCGTCGCCGGGGGTGGCCGCGGAGGCGGCGCCGGGGCGGCCCCCGCGCATGGCCGGCCCCCACCAGCCGCTGGTGCGCGCGCGCGACTTCCCCGCGCACGTGTCGGCGTTGCACGCTGACGGGGATATCGGATTTAG TAAGGAGTACGAAATAGTGGTTGCGAAGTCCGCGGCGCTGGCGCACACTAGTCATCACAGCTATCGACCGGAAAATAGACTGAAGAACCGATATTTAAACATTACTGCAT ACGACCACTCGCGCGTGTGCGTATCATCGGGCGGTCGGTGCGGCGCAGCGGGGtgcgcggggcggggcggcggTGGCGCGGGCTGCGACTACGTTAACGCCAACTTCATAGACGGCATCCGACCAGCGCTCGACGCGACGGCCGCGAGACGCATAGAACGACGCCTGGAGCGACGACAGGAGCGACGCAAGATACATCACGCGGAGAG GCAACCTTCAGTAAAGGCTGCGAAGCCACCCCCCAATCTTACTGAGGGTATCGAGTCAGCGTTTCTCAACATCGAATTTTCTGGAATCGTGGAGTCTGAAGATCAATTACCTGAGGATACTGACAGCGAGCAGAGTGACGATGATTCCGAGTTGGATGACGTCTATGTTGATATAA ATGGCGTGCCACGGCAAATCAAACTAGAATGGGCAGTATGGAGGCGACGGTACATAGCAACACAGGGACCCACGCCTGCCACCCTGGACGCCTTCTGGCGAATGATCTGGCAACACCGAGTCCACACTCTAGTCATGATCACCAATTTGGTGGAGAGAGGACGA CGCAAATGCGACATGTACTGGCCGGCTGGCGGACGTGGCAGTTCCGCGCAGTTCGGCGGCGTCCACGTGACACTACTATACGAGGACGTACGCGCTGCGTACACCGTACGTCATCTGCGCGCCACGCAC TCAGGCGAGACAACAAGCGACACGGGCTCCGCCGGCAGCGACAGCAGCAACAGCACGGGGCGGCATATCACGCAGTACCACTACACAGTGTGGCCGGACCACGGCACGCCGCGACACCCGCTCGCCGTGCTGCCCTTCGTGCGCGCCGCTGCACACCCCGGCACGCTGCTGGTGCACTGCAG CGCTGGTGTCGGCCGAACTGGAACATACATAGTCATAGACGCACAATTGAACCAACTGAAACTGACAGGGACACTATCACCGCTCGGGTTCCTATGTCGAGCGCGGACTCAGCGAAACCACTTGGTACAGACGGAGGAGCAATATGTATTCGTACATGACGCTCTACTAGAATACGTAAGATCCGGCAACACCGAAGTCGAGTTCTCGAAAGCGCGGGAATATCTCGCGAAGCTCCTAGAACCTATATCCGATGAGGAGCTAGCGGTTATGGACCTTAATCCTATCAAGCATAAGAGCGTCAACGACTTGACAAACGGCGTCGAAGATATGTCCAGTGTTAAATCGACGGAGTTGAGCGAGAGGGAGGTAGTTGAAAATGGCAGTCAGGTGTCCATAAAAACAGATGAAAACGATGAACCCAAATCGACCGCGGATACGGAACCAGAAAAGGACGGATTGGTTAATGGAGACGAGAGCGAAGGAGTGTACGATTTGGCCCCACGAAGTACTGATACGTATAACAAGAGAATGCAAGCGTACAACAACATGAGTGAGCAAGAGAAAGAGGAAATGAGAAG GGTAAATAGAGTTGAAAACTATGCTCTGTTGGAAAGAATGCGTTCTCTATCGACCAGGCATACAGTATATCAAGGACCGCCACCCGTTAATTTGCTGGAGAAACAGTATCAA CTTATCCGTCGATCATGCGCCGAGGCGTCGGTATGTGCGCGCGCGCCGCATAACGCAGAGAAGAACCGTCCCGGTGGTCTGCTGCCGTCAGACTCCGCAAGGGTCATGCTCGTACCTAAACCTGGCGTTGAAG GCAGCGAATACATAAACGCGTCATGGGTGTGCGGTCGGCGGCGCGTGCGGGAATACGCGGTGGCGCAGCACCCCGGCGGCGCGCCCGAGCTGTGGCGGCTACTGTGGGACCACACGGCGCAGCTCGTGTTGCTGCTGGCTGATCCCGCACATCCG GAATGCGACGTGTTTTGGCCAACGGAAGATGAAAAGGAACTGTTTGTGGCGAACTTCAGAGCGAGTTTCGTTTCCAAAGACACGTACGTTGCGTACAGAAGGTCTGAGGGCAAACCTAATGTTGAGTCCCCCGCGGAACCCGAGACGAATGGCTACAGGCGGCAGGAAGGCAGCGAGTGCGCAGACGACGAGAGGCTCATACCTGAAAATGGCTCCCCTATCAACGATACAGATGAATCATATCGATTCGACCGAACGGAACTGAGATTGGAGAACCTAAGTAACAGAGATCTGTCGGCGCGCAAGTCGATAGCCAACGGAGATCTCTTCTCGTCGTTTTCGGAGAAGAAGAACGGTCCTAAATCACCTAGAAGCCCTTCAAAAATGTCCTTAAAGAACTTCAAACTGAGTTCCCCAACGAAATTCAAGTTTCCCGAGTGGGGGTCGAGGACGGCCGGCTCCCCGCCCGACACGGCCCCGCCCCCTCCGCCCATAGAACCTTCGCTGACTGTAGAACAGGAGGCGGAGCTCCGAAGACCATGCTACATCTTCGAGAAGGTGTCCACCGTCCCCGACGTACCTTCCGATAGGATTATCGAAGTTACCAACGTTAGTGTTCATTCGTTACAAGACGATTATCAGTTAAGTGTTAAGTTTATAAAGTGTAGTGGCTGGTTGAACGGTGATACCACGAACTATAGTGCCGGAAACCCGGACGATAACGAGTTTGTTAAGGCGGTGCGGCAGGCGACAAGTGATAGTGAGAGAGATGAGGCATTAGATAGACTGATAGCACCGTATAAAGACTCTTTCGCGTTAATAGAATTCGTCGCCGGGTGCCAAATGGAATACAAGAACGGACCAGTCGTTGTTGTTGACAA ATTCGGTGGTTCCCGCGCGCTGAACTTCTGCTCGCTGAGCTCGGCGGGCGGGGGTGCGCGCAACCCGCTAGTCCGGGAGCCGGGTGCGGAGTGGGCGTCACCTTGTACCGCGGCGGATTTATACTGCGCCGCGGCGCTGGCGGCGCACGCGCGATGTCCCGCCCCCAGCCCCTCCCCCGCGCTCGCCGCGCAGTCGCCCGCTTCGCTGCTCGCGGCGTACTGCGCGCTCGCCGCGTACGGGCCAATGCTGCACGCGCTACCGCCCAGCTGA